One window of the Populus trichocarpa isolate Nisqually-1 chromosome 9, P.trichocarpa_v4.1, whole genome shotgun sequence genome contains the following:
- the LOC7469665 gene encoding DUF21 domain-containing protein At2g14520 isoform X3 — protein MEALPIFLDSLVTAGVAIVISVTLILLFGEILPQSVCSRYGLAIGATVAPFVRLLVWICFPVAYPISKLLDFLLGHGHVALFRRAELKTLVNFHGNEAGKGGELTHDETTIIAGALELTEKTASDAMTPISETFAIDINDKLDRELMSLILEKGHSRVPVYYEQPTNIIGLILANNLLTIHPEDKVPVKNVTIRRIPRVPETLPLYDILNEFQKGHSHMAVVTRQCKKPEEQPISNAGDNPVKEVKVNIDGERPPKDKALKSKRPLQKWKSFPKSGNNSFRGSRSKKWTEDMNSNILHINGNPLPRLPEEEEAIGIITMEDVIEELLQEEIFDETDHRFEGHCLGEL, from the exons ATGGAG GCACTTCCAATTTTTCTTGATAGTCTGGTTACAGCTGGGGTTGCTATTGTAATTTCAGTAACTCTGATTCTTCTATTTGGCGAG ATTTTACCACAATCTGTTTGTTCCCGATATGGTTTGGCAATTGGTGCAACAGTGGCCCCGTTTGTCCGTCTTCTAGTTTGGATCTGTTTTCCTGTTGCCTATCCGATAAGCAAG CTCCTGGACTTTCTGCTGGGACATGGTCATGTTGCTCTTTTTCGCAGAGCTGAGTTGAAAACACTTGTAAATTTTCATGGTAACGAG GCTGGAAAAGGTGGAGAACTAACTCATGATGAGACAACAATAATTGCTGGAGCACTTGAGCTCACTGAGAAAACAGCTAGTGATGCCATGACCCCTATATCTGAAACTTTTGCTATTGACATTAATGACAAACTTGACAG GGAGTTGATGAGTTTGATATTGGAGAAAGGGCATAGCAGAGTGCCAGTTTATTATGAGCAACCTACAAACATAATTGGACTAATTCTG GCCAATAATTTGTTGACAATTCACCCAGAAGATAAAGTACCTGTAAAGAATGTCACTATACGCAGGATTCCCAG GGTTCCAGAAACTTTGCCTTTATATGATATATTGAATGAGTTTCAGAAAGGTCATAGCCACATGGCAGTTGTTACAAGGCAGTGTAAAAAGCCAGAGGAGCAGCCTATAAGCAATGCTGGTGACA ATCCGGTGAAAGAAGTTAAAGTTAATATTGATGGTGAAAGGCCTCCCAAGGACAAGGCTTTGAAGAGCAAGAGACCACTTCAAAAGTGGAAAAGCTTTCCCAAGAGTGGCAACAATTCATTTAGAGGCTCAAGGAGCAAGAAGTGGACAGAGGACATGAACTCAAACATCTTGCACATAAATGGCAATCCACTCCCAAGGCTTCctgaggaagaagaagcaatTGGCATAATAACAATGGAAGATGTCATTGAAGAGCTTTTACAG GAGGAGATCTTTGATGAGACAGATCATCGTTTTGAGGGACACTGCCTAGGTGAGCTGTAG
- the LOC7469663 gene encoding branched-chain-amino-acid aminotransferase 6 isoform X1 — MSRGKICSLEWISRPLRRGVLATKLRHCSRNAIGVQTASDASINGDQEEHDLCNWDELKFSFTPTDYMYVMKCSSGESAFSQGHLTRYGNVELSPSSGVLNYGQGLLEGLKAYRGDDNRIRLFRPEQNALRMQMGAERMCMPSPTAEQFVSSIKQTALANKRWVPPPGKGSLYIRPLLLGTGPILGVAPSPEYTFLAYASPVGNYFNGPMHFSVEDKVYRAIPGGTGGIKSITNYSPIYKAITQAKAKGFTDAIFLDAETGKNIEEATACNIFVVKGNVISTPPIAGTILPGITRKSIIEVASWLGYQIEERAIPLEELINVDEAFCSGTAIAIKPVGSVTYQGQRVEYKTGEGTVSEKLCRTLTGIQTGLIEDTTGWVVEIE; from the exons ATGTCTAGAGGAAAGATTTGCAGCCTCGAGTGGATTAGTCGACCACTTAGAAGAGGCGTCTTAGCCACCAAG CTACGACATTGCTCGAGGAATGCAATAGGTGTGCAAACAGCTAGTGATGCCAG TATCAATGGTGATCAAGAAGAGCATGACCTTTGCAACTGGGATGAGCTTAAATTTAGCTTCACTCCAACTGATTACATGTACGTGATGAAATGCTCTAGTGGGGAGAGTGCATTTTCACAAGGCCATCTAACTCGCTATGGAAACGTCGAGCTGAGCCCTTCCTCTGGAGTTCTAAATTATGGACAA GGGTTACTTGAAGGCTTAAAGGCATATAGAGGTGATGATAACCGTATTCGACTCTTCCGGCCAGAACAAAATGCTCTACGCATGCAAATGGGGGCGGAAAGAATGTGCATGCCATCACCAACTGCTGAGCAATTTGTTAGTTCAATAAAGCAAACTGCTTTGGCCAATAAAAGATGG GTACCTCCTCCAGGAAAAGGATCGCTCTATATTAGGCCCTTGCTCCTGGGAACAGGGCCAATTCTAGGTGTGGCGCCATCTCCAGAATACACCTTCCTAGCATATGCCTCTCCAGTTGGCAACTATTTCAAT GGTCCCATGCACTTCTCTGTTGAAGATAAGGTCTATCGAGCAATTCCTGGAGGAACTGGTGGCATTAAATCTATCACTAACTATTCGCCT ATTTACAAGGCAATCACTCAAGCAAAGGCCAAAGGCTTCACCGATGCTATATTCCTTGATGCAGAAACTGGCAAAAATATAGAGGAGGCTACTGCATGTAATATCTTCGTTGTGAAG GGAAATGTCATCTCAACTCCTCCAATAGCCGGAACTATTCTGCCTGGAATCACAAGAAAAAGCATCATTGAAGTTGCTTCCTGGCTCGGATATCAA ATTGAGGAACGTGCTATCCCACTGGAGGAGTTGATAAATGTTGATGAAGCTTTCTGCTCAGGAACTGCGATAGCAATTAAGCCTGTTGGCAGTGTAACCTATCAGGGACAAAG GGTTGAATATAAAACAGGCGAGGGTACTGTATCTGAGAAACTATGTAGAACACTGACAGGAATTCAAACTGGTCTCATTGAGGACACTACGGGATGGGTCGTGGAGATTGAataa
- the LOC7469665 gene encoding DUF21 domain-containing protein At2g14520 isoform X2: MAVEYKCCETDFFVNIVIIVLLVLFAGLMSGLTLGLMSMSIVDLEVLAKSGTPKNRKYAAKILPVVKNQHLLLCTLLICNATAMEALPIFLDSLVTAGVAIVISVTLILLFGEILPQSVCSRYGLAIGATVAPFVRLLVWICFPVAYPISKLLDFLLGHGHVALFRRAELKTLVNFHGNEANNLLTIHPEDKVPVKNVTIRRIPRVPETLPLYDILNEFQKGHSHMAVVTRQCKKPEEQPISNAGDNPVKEVKVNIDGERPPKDKALKSKRPLQKWKSFPKSGNNSFRGSRSKKWTEDMNSNILHINGNPLPRLPEEEEAIGIITMEDVIEELLQEEIFDETDHRFEGHCLGEL; the protein is encoded by the exons ATGGCGGTGGAGTATAAGTGCTGCGAAACGGATTTCTTTGTAAACATTGTGATAATAGTTTTGCTCGTGTTGTTCGCTGGACTGATGTCTGGCCTTACTCTGGGCCTTATGTCTATGAGTATCGTCGATCTTGAAGTTCTTGCTAAATCCGGTACTCCAAAAAATCGAAAATACGCAG CGAAAATATTGCCAGTGGTTAAAAACCAGCATTTGTTGCTTTGCACGCTCCTTATATGCAACGCTACTGCTATGGAG GCACTTCCAATTTTTCTTGATAGTCTGGTTACAGCTGGGGTTGCTATTGTAATTTCAGTAACTCTGATTCTTCTATTTGGCGAG ATTTTACCACAATCTGTTTGTTCCCGATATGGTTTGGCAATTGGTGCAACAGTGGCCCCGTTTGTCCGTCTTCTAGTTTGGATCTGTTTTCCTGTTGCCTATCCGATAAGCAAG CTCCTGGACTTTCTGCTGGGACATGGTCATGTTGCTCTTTTTCGCAGAGCTGAGTTGAAAACACTTGTAAATTTTCATGGTAACGAG GCCAATAATTTGTTGACAATTCACCCAGAAGATAAAGTACCTGTAAAGAATGTCACTATACGCAGGATTCCCAG GGTTCCAGAAACTTTGCCTTTATATGATATATTGAATGAGTTTCAGAAAGGTCATAGCCACATGGCAGTTGTTACAAGGCAGTGTAAAAAGCCAGAGGAGCAGCCTATAAGCAATGCTGGTGACA ATCCGGTGAAAGAAGTTAAAGTTAATATTGATGGTGAAAGGCCTCCCAAGGACAAGGCTTTGAAGAGCAAGAGACCACTTCAAAAGTGGAAAAGCTTTCCCAAGAGTGGCAACAATTCATTTAGAGGCTCAAGGAGCAAGAAGTGGACAGAGGACATGAACTCAAACATCTTGCACATAAATGGCAATCCACTCCCAAGGCTTCctgaggaagaagaagcaatTGGCATAATAACAATGGAAGATGTCATTGAAGAGCTTTTACAG GAGGAGATCTTTGATGAGACAGATCATCGTTTTGAGGGACACTGCCTAGGTGAGCTGTAG
- the LOC7469665 gene encoding DUF21 domain-containing protein At2g14520 isoform X1, which yields MAVEYKCCETDFFVNIVIIVLLVLFAGLMSGLTLGLMSMSIVDLEVLAKSGTPKNRKYAAKILPVVKNQHLLLCTLLICNATAMEALPIFLDSLVTAGVAIVISVTLILLFGEILPQSVCSRYGLAIGATVAPFVRLLVWICFPVAYPISKLLDFLLGHGHVALFRRAELKTLVNFHGNEAGKGGELTHDETTIIAGALELTEKTASDAMTPISETFAIDINDKLDRELMSLILEKGHSRVPVYYEQPTNIIGLILANNLLTIHPEDKVPVKNVTIRRIPRVPETLPLYDILNEFQKGHSHMAVVTRQCKKPEEQPISNAGDNPVKEVKVNIDGERPPKDKALKSKRPLQKWKSFPKSGNNSFRGSRSKKWTEDMNSNILHINGNPLPRLPEEEEAIGIITMEDVIEELLQEEIFDETDHRFEGHCLGEL from the exons ATGGCGGTGGAGTATAAGTGCTGCGAAACGGATTTCTTTGTAAACATTGTGATAATAGTTTTGCTCGTGTTGTTCGCTGGACTGATGTCTGGCCTTACTCTGGGCCTTATGTCTATGAGTATCGTCGATCTTGAAGTTCTTGCTAAATCCGGTACTCCAAAAAATCGAAAATACGCAG CGAAAATATTGCCAGTGGTTAAAAACCAGCATTTGTTGCTTTGCACGCTCCTTATATGCAACGCTACTGCTATGGAG GCACTTCCAATTTTTCTTGATAGTCTGGTTACAGCTGGGGTTGCTATTGTAATTTCAGTAACTCTGATTCTTCTATTTGGCGAG ATTTTACCACAATCTGTTTGTTCCCGATATGGTTTGGCAATTGGTGCAACAGTGGCCCCGTTTGTCCGTCTTCTAGTTTGGATCTGTTTTCCTGTTGCCTATCCGATAAGCAAG CTCCTGGACTTTCTGCTGGGACATGGTCATGTTGCTCTTTTTCGCAGAGCTGAGTTGAAAACACTTGTAAATTTTCATGGTAACGAG GCTGGAAAAGGTGGAGAACTAACTCATGATGAGACAACAATAATTGCTGGAGCACTTGAGCTCACTGAGAAAACAGCTAGTGATGCCATGACCCCTATATCTGAAACTTTTGCTATTGACATTAATGACAAACTTGACAG GGAGTTGATGAGTTTGATATTGGAGAAAGGGCATAGCAGAGTGCCAGTTTATTATGAGCAACCTACAAACATAATTGGACTAATTCTG GCCAATAATTTGTTGACAATTCACCCAGAAGATAAAGTACCTGTAAAGAATGTCACTATACGCAGGATTCCCAG GGTTCCAGAAACTTTGCCTTTATATGATATATTGAATGAGTTTCAGAAAGGTCATAGCCACATGGCAGTTGTTACAAGGCAGTGTAAAAAGCCAGAGGAGCAGCCTATAAGCAATGCTGGTGACA ATCCGGTGAAAGAAGTTAAAGTTAATATTGATGGTGAAAGGCCTCCCAAGGACAAGGCTTTGAAGAGCAAGAGACCACTTCAAAAGTGGAAAAGCTTTCCCAAGAGTGGCAACAATTCATTTAGAGGCTCAAGGAGCAAGAAGTGGACAGAGGACATGAACTCAAACATCTTGCACATAAATGGCAATCCACTCCCAAGGCTTCctgaggaagaagaagcaatTGGCATAATAACAATGGAAGATGTCATTGAAGAGCTTTTACAG GAGGAGATCTTTGATGAGACAGATCATCGTTTTGAGGGACACTGCCTAGGTGAGCTGTAG
- the LOC7478764 gene encoding protein trichome birefringence-like 13 codes for MATKDQQPKKLPLFPLLSLLCFASIFLALSLSLSKRASISNETIHFRSTPTLTSTPCNYSHGSWIYDPNWIPNKYDSTCKEIFKGWNCIAGNKSNAKDIIKWRWQPNGCDLPPSDPVRFLQTFRDTSIGFVGDSLNRNMFVSLFCSLKRVSSDVKKWRPAGADRGFTFLLYNLTIAYHRTNLLARYGRWSANANGGELESLGYKEGYRVDVDIPEGTWADAPSFHDVLIFNTGHWWWAPSKFDPVKSPMLFFEKNQPLIPPVLPAVGLDKVLKHVILFVERRMRPGGIKLFRTQSPRHFEGGDWDQGGSCPRLQPLSPEKVEELFSLKNNGTNVESRLVNQHLFKALKGSTFHVLDITHMSEFRADAHPATAGGKKHDDCMHWCLPGVTDIWNDLFIMHLNSIKARN; via the exons ATGGCCACAAAAGACCAGCAGCCCAAAAAACTCCCACTCTTTCCCTTGCTCTCTCTCCTCTGCTTCGCCTCCATCTTCCTcgctctctccctctccctctccaaaAGAGCCTCAATCTCTAACGAAACCATCCATTTCAGATCCACCCCAACACTAACCTCCACTCCCTGCAATTACTCTCATGGTTCCTGGATCTACGACCCAAATTGGATACCCAACAAATATGACAGTACATGTAAAGAAATATTCAAAGGTTGGAATTGCATTGCTGGCAATAAATCAAATGCTAAAGACATCATTAAGTGGCGATGGCAGCCTAACGGGTGTGATCTCCCTCCCTCCGACCCGGTCCGGTTCTTGCAGACCTTTAGAGACACCAGCATCG GATTTGTTGGGGACTCGTTGAATAGGAATatgtttgtttctctcttttgctCTCTAAAAAGGGTGTCAAGTGATGTGAAAAAGTGGAGACCAGCTGGGGCTGATCGTGGCTTTACTTTTCTTCTCTATAATCTTACCATTGCTTATCATCGCACTAATCTTTTAGCGCGATATGGTAG GTGGTCAGCTAATGCTAATGGGGGTGAGTTGGAATCTCTTGGATATAAAGAGGGTTATAGAGTTGATGTTGATATTCCAGAAGGCACATGGGCGGATGCTCCGAGCTTCCATGATGTTCTAATCTTCAACACAGGACACTG GTGGTGGGCTCCCTCAAAGTTTGATCCTGTGAAATCTCCCATGCTTTTCTTTGAAAAGAACCAGCCTCTGATCCCTCCAGTGCTTCCTGCTGTTGGCCTGGACAAGGTTTTGAAACACGTG ATTCTCTTTGTTGAGAGAAGAATGCGTCCGGGTGGAATCAAGCTCTTTCGTACACAATCACCTAGACATTTTGAAGGAGGTGATTGGGATCAAGGTGGTTCTTGCCCACGACTACAGCCTTTGTCACCTGAAAAA gTTGAAGAACTCTTCTCTCTAAAGAATAATGGGACAAATGTTGAATCCCGTCTGGTTAATCAGCACCTGTTCAAGGCTCTCAAGGGGTCTACATTCCATGTTTTGGACATAACCCACATGAGTGAGTTCAGAGCAGATGCTCATCCGGCAACAGCAGGTGGAAAGAAACACGATGACTGCATGCACTGGTGCTTGCCAGGAGTTACGGATATTTGGAATGACTTATTCATAATGCATCTAAACAGTATTAAGGCTAGAAACTGA
- the LOC7469664 gene encoding probable pectin methylesterase CGR2, translating into MSRRPGNPARRLADGGSLPFAGSMHSKSRSSPLLSIGLVVVGAILLIGYCYSGSGGHITNREALSKTEGGVSCTLEVQRAIPFLKKAYGDSMRKVLHVGPDTCSAVSSLLKEEDTEAWGVEPYDLDDVSANCKSLVRKGLVRVADIKFPLPYRPKSFSLVIVSDALDYLSPKYLNKTLPELARVSADGLVVFSGAPGQQRVKVAELSKFGRPAKFRTSTWWIRYFVQTGLQENESALKKFEQAALKKSYKPACQVFHLQSYD; encoded by the exons ATGTCGAGGAGGCCAGGGAATCCTGCCAGACGTTTGGCTGATGGAGGAAGTCTTCCTTTTGCTGGGTCGATGCATTCTAAATCGCGTTCGTCGCCGTTACTATCCATTGGCCTTGTTGTCGTG GGCGCGATTCTTCTTATTGGATACTGTTACAGTGGCTCAG GTGGGCATATCACCAATAGAGAAGCTTTAAGTAAGACAGAAG GTGGTGTTTCTTGCACACTAGAAGTCCAAAGAGCGATACCTTTTCTGAAGAAGGCTTATGGTGACAGCATGCGTAAAGTACTGCATGTAGGCCCGGACACTTGTTCTGCAGTATCAAGCTTATTAAAAGAAGAGGATACCGAGGCCTGGGGTGTGGAGCCATATGACTTAGATGATGTGAGTGCCAACTGCAAGAGTCTTGTGCGCAAAGGCCTTGTGCGTGTAGCTGATATCAAATTTCCTCTGCCCTACCGGCCAAAATCATTCTCTCTTGTTATAGTGTCAGATGCGTTGGATTACTTGTCTCCAAAATATCTCAACAAAACACTTCCAGAATTGGCAAGGGTGTCTGCTGATGGCCTAGTTGTATTTTCTG GCGCTCCAGGTCAGCAAAGAGTTAAAGTTGCAGAGTTGTCTAAGTTTGGTCGTCCG GCCAAATTCCGGACCTCAACATGGTGGATAAGGTACTTTGTTCAGACTGGTTTACAAGAGAATGAATCTGCCTTAAAGAAGTTTGAGCAGGCGGCATTGAAGAAGTCATATAAGCCAGCCTGCCAAGTTTTCCACCTCCAGTCATATGATTGA
- the LOC7469663 gene encoding branched-chain-amino-acid aminotransferase 6 isoform X2, with amino-acid sequence MSRGKICSLEWISRPLRRGVLATKLRHCSRNAIGVQTASDASINGDQEEHDLCNWDELKFSFTPTDYMYVMKCSSGESAFSQGHLTRYGNVELSPSSGVLNYGQGLLEGLKAYRGDDNRIRLFRPEQNALRMQMGAERMCMPSPTAEQFVSSIKQTALANKRWVPPPGKGSLYIRPLLLGTGPILGVAPSPEYTFLAYASPVGNYFNGPMHFSVEDKVYRAIPGGTGGIKSITNYSPIYKAITQAKAKGFTDAIFLDAETGKNIEEATACNIFVVKGNVISTPPIAGTILPGITRKSIIEVASWLGYQCLVARAEN; translated from the exons ATGTCTAGAGGAAAGATTTGCAGCCTCGAGTGGATTAGTCGACCACTTAGAAGAGGCGTCTTAGCCACCAAG CTACGACATTGCTCGAGGAATGCAATAGGTGTGCAAACAGCTAGTGATGCCAG TATCAATGGTGATCAAGAAGAGCATGACCTTTGCAACTGGGATGAGCTTAAATTTAGCTTCACTCCAACTGATTACATGTACGTGATGAAATGCTCTAGTGGGGAGAGTGCATTTTCACAAGGCCATCTAACTCGCTATGGAAACGTCGAGCTGAGCCCTTCCTCTGGAGTTCTAAATTATGGACAA GGGTTACTTGAAGGCTTAAAGGCATATAGAGGTGATGATAACCGTATTCGACTCTTCCGGCCAGAACAAAATGCTCTACGCATGCAAATGGGGGCGGAAAGAATGTGCATGCCATCACCAACTGCTGAGCAATTTGTTAGTTCAATAAAGCAAACTGCTTTGGCCAATAAAAGATGG GTACCTCCTCCAGGAAAAGGATCGCTCTATATTAGGCCCTTGCTCCTGGGAACAGGGCCAATTCTAGGTGTGGCGCCATCTCCAGAATACACCTTCCTAGCATATGCCTCTCCAGTTGGCAACTATTTCAAT GGTCCCATGCACTTCTCTGTTGAAGATAAGGTCTATCGAGCAATTCCTGGAGGAACTGGTGGCATTAAATCTATCACTAACTATTCGCCT ATTTACAAGGCAATCACTCAAGCAAAGGCCAAAGGCTTCACCGATGCTATATTCCTTGATGCAGAAACTGGCAAAAATATAGAGGAGGCTACTGCATGTAATATCTTCGTTGTGAAG GGAAATGTCATCTCAACTCCTCCAATAGCCGGAACTATTCTGCCTGGAATCACAAGAAAAAGCATCATTGAAGTTGCTTCCTGGCTCGGATATCAA TGTTTGGTAGCAAGAGCTGAGAACTGA
- the LOC7469665 gene encoding DUF21 domain-containing protein At2g14520 isoform X4: MAVEYKCCETDFFVNIVIIVLLVLFAGLMSGLTLGLMSMSIVDLEVLAKSGTPKNRKYAAKILPVVKNQHLLLCTLLICNATAMEALPIFLDSLVTAGVAIVISVTLILLFGEILPQSVCSRYGLAIGATVAPFVRLLVWICFPVAYPISKLLDFLLGHGHVALFRRAELKTLVNFHGNEAGKGGELTHDETTIIAGALELTEKTASDAMTPISETFAIDINDKLDRELMSLILEKGHSRVPVYYEQPTNIIGLILANNLLTIHPEDKVPVKNVTIRRIPRVPETLPLYDILNEFQKGHSHMAVVTRQCKKPEEQPISNAGDSKCQFIRIR, translated from the exons ATGGCGGTGGAGTATAAGTGCTGCGAAACGGATTTCTTTGTAAACATTGTGATAATAGTTTTGCTCGTGTTGTTCGCTGGACTGATGTCTGGCCTTACTCTGGGCCTTATGTCTATGAGTATCGTCGATCTTGAAGTTCTTGCTAAATCCGGTACTCCAAAAAATCGAAAATACGCAG CGAAAATATTGCCAGTGGTTAAAAACCAGCATTTGTTGCTTTGCACGCTCCTTATATGCAACGCTACTGCTATGGAG GCACTTCCAATTTTTCTTGATAGTCTGGTTACAGCTGGGGTTGCTATTGTAATTTCAGTAACTCTGATTCTTCTATTTGGCGAG ATTTTACCACAATCTGTTTGTTCCCGATATGGTTTGGCAATTGGTGCAACAGTGGCCCCGTTTGTCCGTCTTCTAGTTTGGATCTGTTTTCCTGTTGCCTATCCGATAAGCAAG CTCCTGGACTTTCTGCTGGGACATGGTCATGTTGCTCTTTTTCGCAGAGCTGAGTTGAAAACACTTGTAAATTTTCATGGTAACGAG GCTGGAAAAGGTGGAGAACTAACTCATGATGAGACAACAATAATTGCTGGAGCACTTGAGCTCACTGAGAAAACAGCTAGTGATGCCATGACCCCTATATCTGAAACTTTTGCTATTGACATTAATGACAAACTTGACAG GGAGTTGATGAGTTTGATATTGGAGAAAGGGCATAGCAGAGTGCCAGTTTATTATGAGCAACCTACAAACATAATTGGACTAATTCTG GCCAATAATTTGTTGACAATTCACCCAGAAGATAAAGTACCTGTAAAGAATGTCACTATACGCAGGATTCCCAG GGTTCCAGAAACTTTGCCTTTATATGATATATTGAATGAGTTTCAGAAAGGTCATAGCCACATGGCAGTTGTTACAAGGCAGTGTAAAAAGCCAGAGGAGCAGCCTATAAGCAATGCTGGTGACAGTAAGTGTCAATTCATACGG ATCCGGTGA